In Methanobacterium sp., one genomic interval encodes:
- the ilvD gene encoding dihydroxy-acid dehydratase, protein MRSDNIKKGMQRAPHRSLLRACGVTDAEMGKPFIGVANSFTDIVPGHIHLKQIADAVKMGISQAGGVPFEFSTMAICDGIAMNHEGMRYSLASREIVADTVESMAQAHSLDALVLIPTCDKIVPGMLMAAARLDIPSIVVTGGPMLPGEYKGEAVDLINVFEAVGKVSAGKMSEEELDELERCACPGAGSCAGLFTANSMACLTEAMGMSLPYCATTHAVDSRKIQLARESGEKIMELVEKNITPSMIMTQDAFNNAVVVDLALGGSSNTALHLPAIAHELRDKGVEVNLELFDSYSRKIPHLAAISPSGKHTMLDLHKAGGIPAVLKVLGDKIVQGALTCTGESMGNNISAAEVLDSTVIHPMDSPVHQEGGIAVLKGSLAPNGSVVKQAAVNPDMLTHEGPAKVFNSEEEATKAIFQGKIQEQDVIVIRYEGPRGGPGMREMLNPTSAISGMGIKSVALITDGRFSGGTRGPCIGHVSPEAMGNGPIAVVRDGDLIRINIPQRKLELVVAEDEIEQRLQTVKHPEKQLKGWLARYSKMASSADEGAVLK, encoded by the coding sequence AGACATAGTTCCCGGACATATTCATCTAAAACAAATTGCTGATGCAGTTAAAATGGGAATCAGCCAGGCCGGAGGTGTTCCTTTTGAGTTCAGCACTATGGCTATTTGTGATGGAATTGCCATGAACCATGAGGGAATGCGTTATTCACTGGCCAGTCGTGAAATCGTGGCTGACACCGTGGAGAGCATGGCCCAGGCCCACAGTCTGGATGCCCTGGTTCTTATACCCACCTGTGATAAGATCGTGCCAGGTATGCTGATGGCTGCTGCCCGCCTGGACATACCATCTATAGTGGTTACCGGTGGTCCTATGCTCCCTGGAGAATACAAAGGGGAAGCTGTAGACCTAATCAATGTTTTCGAAGCAGTGGGTAAGGTTTCCGCAGGGAAGATGAGTGAAGAAGAACTGGATGAACTGGAACGTTGCGCCTGTCCTGGAGCAGGATCATGTGCAGGACTCTTCACTGCCAACAGTATGGCCTGTTTAACTGAGGCCATGGGAATGAGTCTGCCCTACTGTGCCACCACCCATGCTGTGGATTCCCGTAAGATCCAGCTGGCCCGGGAATCCGGGGAGAAAATAATGGAACTGGTGGAGAAGAACATCACCCCCTCCATGATCATGACCCAGGATGCCTTTAACAACGCCGTGGTGGTGGATCTGGCCCTGGGAGGATCCAGCAACACCGCACTGCACCTACCCGCCATAGCCCATGAGCTAAGAGATAAGGGAGTTGAAGTTAATTTAGAGCTTTTCGATAGTTACAGTCGCAAAATACCACATCTGGCTGCAATCAGCCCCTCAGGTAAACATACCATGCTTGACCTGCACAAGGCCGGAGGCATACCTGCTGTGTTAAAGGTTTTAGGAGATAAGATCGTTCAGGGTGCCCTTACCTGTACTGGTGAATCCATGGGAAACAACATCAGTGCAGCTGAAGTTCTAGATAGTACAGTTATACACCCAATGGACAGCCCGGTGCACCAGGAAGGCGGTATTGCCGTTTTAAAAGGTAGTTTAGCCCCTAACGGTTCTGTGGTGAAGCAGGCCGCGGTTAACCCAGACATGTTAACCCATGAGGGTCCTGCTAAAGTCTTTAACAGTGAAGAAGAAGCCACCAAAGCCATATTTCAGGGTAAGATCCAGGAACAAGATGTGATAGTCATCCGTTACGAAGGCCCCCGTGGAGGTCCAGGCATGAGGGAAATGCTTAATCCTACCTCTGCAATATCTGGAATGGGAATCAAATCTGTGGCCCTCATAACCGATGGAAGATTCTCCGGAGGAACCAGAGGTCCGTGTATCGGCCATGTTTCACCAGAAGCCATGGGTAATGGGCCGATTGCCGTGGTTAGAGATGGTGATCTAATAAGGATTAACATACCCCAGAGAAAACTGGAACTGGTGGTTGCAGAAGATGAAATTGAACAAAGGCTCCAGACTGTTAAACACCCTGAAAAGCAGTTGAAGGGATGGTTAGCACGTTACAGTAAAATGGCCAGTTCTGCTGATGAAGGTGCCGTTTTAAAATAG
- a CDS encoding signal peptidase I, with protein sequence MAKKQRKNEKANQTPKSKEKSTSMGREIASYVIIILVGIILAQHLNVVVSGSMEPVFYRGDVVVIEKTNFLGIQEINPSDLKVGDIIIYNATWFPEPVIHRIISIQTGSDGQTYYVTKGDNNPKADPSLVSTSQVQAKVVSIGSQPLVIPKIGYITLWIRGL encoded by the coding sequence ATGGCTAAAAAACAGAGAAAAAATGAAAAGGCTAATCAGACACCTAAATCCAAGGAAAAATCCACTAGTATGGGAAGGGAGATAGCAAGTTATGTTATAATCATACTGGTGGGAATTATACTGGCCCAGCACCTGAACGTGGTGGTTTCAGGGAGTATGGAACCCGTTTTCTACCGGGGAGACGTGGTGGTCATTGAAAAAACCAACTTCCTGGGCATACAGGAAATAAACCCCTCTGATCTGAAAGTGGGAGATATTATCATATATAATGCCACCTGGTTCCCTGAACCGGTTATTCATCGCATAATCAGCATCCAAACAGGATCTGACGGGCAAACATATTACGTTACCAAGGGGGATAATAATCCCAAAGCGGACCCTAGCCTGGTTTCAACAAGCCAGGTCCAGGCCAAAGTGGTGAGCATAGGTAGCCAGCCCCTGGTAATCCCTAAAATAGGTTACATAACTCTATGGATCCGTGGACTTTAA
- the argS gene encoding arginine--tRNA ligase has protein sequence MYRKLEQTAIKSVQKAIQDLGWEETAEIKFEVPPNPDMGDLATSVAFQLASSLKKSPVEISATMVENIELTSPFKSVESKGPYINFFFDPEIFSRMVLESIKDDYGSLESINEKIILEHTSANPNGPLHIGHIRNAIIGDSLARVLLAAGFKVETQYYVNDMGRQIAMIVWGLQNLDYQMDPDEKGDVEIGKLYFQVNQELKANPEIKTQIDLILKTYEEENPPELESMFKEVVSTCLEGVENTSERMNITHDSFVWESQFVRDGSLDKILKNLEEYTKQNDVLYLDLNDYGIEKELILTRSDGTSLYTTRDLAYHLQKSENSDQVVDVLGSDHKLAIDQLKIALGLLGGASPDVIFYEFITLPEGSMSTRRGVFISVDQLIDEATTRARVELDERRPELNEDEKREIAKVIGVGAIRYYIARLSPEKHIVFKWDEALSFERGCASIQYAHARACKLLEKAEEFTPSKVDMGALNFQDMDTLEVDLLKTLARFSSIIADSAHDLRVHPVAQYALEVAGAFNKFYKSVPVIGSEKELLRLLMVDKSRITIRNCLDLLGIEAPISM, from the coding sequence ATGTACAGAAAACTGGAACAAACAGCTATTAAATCCGTTCAAAAAGCAATTCAAGATCTCGGATGGGAAGAAACCGCTGAAATCAAATTCGAAGTGCCTCCAAACCCAGATATGGGTGATCTGGCCACATCAGTGGCTTTTCAATTAGCATCATCACTGAAAAAATCCCCAGTGGAAATCTCAGCAACAATGGTAGAAAACATTGAATTAACTTCCCCTTTTAAAAGTGTGGAGTCCAAGGGACCCTACATTAACTTTTTCTTTGACCCCGAAATATTTTCCAGAATGGTTTTAGAATCAATAAAGGATGATTATGGGTCATTAGAGAGTATAAATGAGAAGATAATCCTGGAACACACCTCTGCCAATCCCAACGGCCCGTTACACATTGGACACATCAGAAACGCCATTATAGGCGATTCACTGGCCCGTGTTCTCTTAGCAGCTGGTTTCAAGGTGGAAACCCAGTACTATGTTAATGATATGGGACGACAGATTGCCATGATCGTGTGGGGACTCCAAAACCTGGACTATCAGATGGACCCTGATGAAAAAGGAGATGTGGAGATAGGTAAACTTTACTTCCAGGTTAATCAGGAGTTAAAGGCAAATCCAGAAATTAAAACCCAGATAGACTTGATCTTAAAAACATATGAAGAAGAAAACCCCCCTGAACTGGAATCTATGTTTAAGGAGGTGGTTAGCACGTGTTTGGAAGGGGTAGAAAATACTTCAGAGCGTATGAACATAACCCACGACTCTTTCGTCTGGGAAAGCCAGTTTGTCAGGGATGGTTCCCTGGATAAGATACTGAAAAACCTGGAAGAGTACACTAAACAAAATGATGTTCTCTATCTTGATTTAAATGATTACGGAATTGAAAAAGAGCTTATTTTAACCCGTTCCGATGGAACCTCCCTTTACACCACCAGGGACTTGGCATATCACCTGCAGAAATCTGAAAACTCTGATCAGGTGGTGGATGTTCTGGGTTCAGATCATAAACTGGCCATTGACCAGCTGAAAATTGCCCTGGGACTACTGGGCGGTGCCAGTCCTGATGTTATTTTCTATGAGTTCATCACTCTGCCAGAGGGATCCATGTCCACCCGGAGGGGAGTGTTCATCAGTGTGGATCAGCTGATAGATGAAGCCACAACGAGGGCCAGGGTAGAATTAGATGAAAGAAGACCGGAACTAAATGAAGATGAGAAAAGGGAAATTGCTAAAGTCATTGGTGTGGGAGCTATACGCTACTACATCGCACGATTATCCCCTGAAAAACACATTGTATTCAAATGGGATGAAGCATTGAGTTTTGAGAGAGGATGTGCATCTATCCAGTATGCACATGCACGAGCATGTAAACTACTGGAAAAAGCAGAGGAATTCACCCCATCTAAGGTAGATATGGGTGCTTTGAACTTCCAGGATATGGATACACTTGAAGTTGACCTCTTAAAAACCCTTGCCAGATTCAGCAGTATAATTGCCGACTCAGCTCATGATCTAAGGGTTCACCCTGTGGCCCAGTACGCCCTTGAAGTGGCCGGTGCCTTCAACAAGTTCTATAAATCCGTTCCCGTTATTGGATCTGAAAAAGAACTGTTACGACTACTTATGGTAGATAAATCCAGGATAACCATTAGAAACTGCCTTGATCTTCTTGGAATAGAAGCCCCAATATCAATGTAG